One window of the Thermodesulfomicrobium sp. WS genome contains the following:
- the rimI gene encoding ribosomal protein S18-alanine N-acetyltransferase, whose protein sequence is MGHTDSWRIVRLGESEAEDLAALEQLVFPSAWSADTYGRFLIQPSAWAAGAVACGLVGFVVGTVLGQEAEIVNLAVHPSWRRRGIGGALVQAALQAWAQLGVMRVILEVREGNAAALRLYARCGFVPCGRRPRYYTDPVEDALVLVRQ, encoded by the coding sequence ATGGGACATACGGATTCCTGGCGCATTGTCCGGCTTGGGGAAAGTGAGGCAGAAGACCTGGCGGCATTGGAGCAGTTGGTGTTCCCCTCGGCCTGGAGCGCGGATACCTACGGGCGGTTCTTGATCCAGCCAAGCGCTTGGGCCGCTGGGGCAGTGGCCTGCGGGTTGGTGGGCTTCGTGGTGGGCACGGTTTTGGGACAGGAGGCGGAAATCGTCAATCTGGCAGTGCATCCTTCCTGGCGGCGTCGCGGCATCGGTGGGGCCCTGGTGCAGGCGGCCTTGCAAGCGTGGGCGCAGTTGGGGGTGATGCGGGTGATCCTCGAGGTGCGGGAGGGCAACGCCGCGGCGCTCCGGCTGTACGCGCGCTGCGGGTTTGTACCGTGCGGCCGCCGGCCTCGGTACTATACCGACCCTGTGGAAGACGCCCTCGTGCTGGTGCGGCAGTAG